A window of the Streptomyces sp. NBC_00454 genome harbors these coding sequences:
- a CDS encoding purine-nucleoside phosphorylase, which translates to MNASVTDPFAAADAAAARLRELTGAETHDVALVMGSGWAPAAEALGAPEAEFPVTDLPGFPPPAVEGHGGKIRSYKIGDKRALLFLGRTHYYEGRGVAAVAHGVRTAVAAGCKTVVLTNGCGGLREGMKPGQPVLISDHLNLTATSPIVGANFVDLTDLYSPRLRAMCKEIDETLEEGVYVQFPGPHYETPAEINMIRVMGADLVGMSTVLEAIAAREAGAEVLGISLVTNLAAGISGEPLNHEEVLQAGRDSAARMGKLLTQVLARI; encoded by the coding sequence GTGAACGCATCTGTTACCGACCCCTTCGCCGCCGCCGACGCCGCAGCCGCCCGCCTGCGCGAGCTGACCGGCGCCGAAACCCACGATGTCGCCCTCGTGATGGGCTCCGGCTGGGCCCCCGCCGCAGAGGCGCTCGGTGCGCCCGAGGCCGAGTTCCCGGTCACCGACCTGCCCGGCTTCCCGCCGCCCGCCGTCGAGGGCCACGGCGGCAAGATCCGCTCGTACAAGATCGGCGACAAGCGCGCGCTGCTCTTCCTCGGCCGGACCCACTACTACGAGGGCCGCGGCGTCGCCGCCGTCGCCCACGGCGTCCGTACCGCCGTCGCCGCCGGCTGCAAGACCGTCGTCCTGACCAACGGCTGCGGCGGTCTGCGCGAGGGCATGAAGCCCGGTCAGCCCGTGCTGATCAGCGACCACCTCAACCTCACGGCCACCTCGCCGATCGTCGGCGCGAACTTCGTGGACCTGACCGACCTGTACTCGCCGCGCCTGCGCGCGATGTGCAAGGAGATCGACGAGACCCTCGAAGAGGGCGTCTACGTCCAGTTCCCCGGCCCGCACTACGAGACCCCGGCCGAGATCAACATGATCCGCGTCATGGGCGCCGACCTGGTCGGCATGTCCACCGTGCTGGAGGCCATCGCCGCCCGCGAGGCCGGCGCCGAGGTCCTCGGGATCTCCCTGGTCACCAACCTGGCGGCGGGCATCTCCGGCGAGCCGCTGAACCACGAAGAGGTGCTCCAGGCCGGCCGCGACTCGGCCGCGCGCATGGGCAAGCTGCTGACCCAGGTCCTCGCCCGGATCTGA
- a CDS encoding gamma-glutamylcyclotransferase, whose translation MSLYAAYAGNLDPRLMTRRAPHSPLRGTGWINDWRLTFGGEQMGWEGALATIVEAPRHQVFVALYDVAPLDEDSMDRWEGVGLDIYRRMRVRVHTLDGEEAAWVYVLNGYEGGLPSARYLGELADAAESAGAPHDYVMELRKRPC comes from the coding sequence ATGTCGCTCTACGCCGCGTACGCCGGCAACCTCGACCCGCGGCTGATGACGCGCCGCGCTCCGCATTCGCCGCTGCGCGGCACGGGCTGGATCAACGACTGGCGCCTGACGTTCGGCGGCGAGCAGATGGGCTGGGAGGGCGCGCTGGCGACGATCGTCGAAGCGCCTCGCCACCAGGTCTTCGTTGCGCTGTACGACGTCGCTCCGCTGGACGAGGACTCGATGGACCGGTGGGAGGGTGTCGGGCTCGACATCTACCGCCGCATGCGGGTGCGCGTGCACACCCTGGACGGCGAGGAAGCGGCCTGGGTGTACGTCCTGAACGGCTACGAGGGCGGCCTCCCCTCGGCGCGCTACCTGGGCGAACTCGCTGACGCGGCCGAATCCGCGGGCGCGCCCCACGACTACGTGATGGAGCTCCGCAAGCGCCCCTGCTGA
- a CDS encoding NAD(P)H-quinone dehydrogenase, giving the protein MTRIVIIGGGPGGYEAALVGAQLGAEVTVVDCDGLGGASVLTDCVPSKTLIATAEVMTTFDSSYEELGIVVADDTPPLEQAARVVGVDLGKVNRRVKRLALAQSHDITASVTRAGARVVRGRGKLGGPQGIDGTRDVIVTAADGTETILTADAVLIATGGHPREIPDAMPDGERILNWTQVYDLDELPEELIVVGSGVTGAEFAGAYQALGSRVTLVSSRDRVLPGEDPDAAAVLEDVFRRRGMNVIGRSRAESAKRVGDRVEVTLSDGRVITGTHCLMAVGAIPNTSNMNLEESGVKLKESGHIWTDKVSRTSSPGVYAAGDVTGIFALASVAAMQGRIAMYHFLGDAVAPLNLKTVSSNVFTDPEIATVGYTQADVDSGKIDARVVKLPLLRNPRAKMQGIRDGFVKMFCRPGTGIVVGGVVVSPRASELIHPISIAVDNNLTVEQIANAFTVYPSLSGSIAEVARQLHTRKAAGEA; this is encoded by the coding sequence GTGACCCGGATCGTGATCATCGGCGGCGGACCAGGCGGGTATGAGGCGGCCCTCGTGGGGGCCCAGCTCGGCGCGGAGGTGACCGTCGTGGACTGCGACGGTCTGGGCGGAGCGTCGGTACTCACCGACTGCGTGCCCTCCAAGACTCTCATCGCGACCGCCGAGGTCATGACGACCTTCGACTCGTCGTACGAGGAGCTCGGCATCGTCGTCGCCGACGACACGCCGCCCCTGGAACAGGCCGCGCGCGTCGTCGGCGTGGACCTCGGCAAGGTGAACCGGCGCGTCAAGCGCCTCGCGCTCGCCCAGTCGCACGACATCACCGCCTCCGTCACCCGGGCCGGCGCCCGCGTCGTACGGGGCCGCGGCAAGCTCGGCGGCCCGCAGGGCATCGACGGCACGCGCGACGTCATCGTCACCGCGGCCGACGGCACCGAGACGATCCTGACGGCCGACGCCGTGCTCATCGCGACCGGCGGCCACCCCCGCGAGATCCCGGACGCGATGCCCGACGGCGAGCGGATCCTGAACTGGACCCAGGTCTACGACCTCGACGAGCTCCCGGAAGAGCTCATCGTGGTCGGCTCCGGTGTGACCGGCGCCGAGTTCGCCGGCGCCTACCAGGCCCTCGGCTCCCGGGTGACCCTGGTGTCCTCCCGTGACCGCGTGCTGCCCGGCGAGGACCCCGACGCCGCCGCCGTCCTGGAGGACGTCTTCCGCCGTCGCGGCATGAACGTCATCGGCCGCTCCCGCGCCGAGTCCGCCAAGCGGGTCGGCGACCGCGTGGAGGTCACCCTCTCCGACGGCCGGGTCATCACCGGCACGCACTGCCTGATGGCGGTCGGCGCGATCCCGAACACGAGCAACATGAACCTGGAGGAGTCCGGGGTCAAGCTCAAGGAGTCCGGGCACATCTGGACCGACAAGGTCTCGCGCACCTCCTCGCCCGGCGTGTACGCGGCCGGCGACGTGACCGGCATCTTCGCGCTGGCCTCCGTGGCCGCCATGCAGGGCCGCATCGCGATGTACCACTTCCTCGGCGACGCGGTGGCCCCGCTGAACCTCAAGACGGTCTCCTCGAACGTCTTCACCGACCCCGAGATCGCCACCGTCGGCTACACCCAGGCCGACGTGGACTCCGGCAAGATCGACGCCCGGGTCGTGAAGCTCCCGCTGCTGCGCAACCCGCGCGCCAAGATGCAGGGCATCCGGGACGGCTTCGTGAAGATGTTCTGCCGCCCGGGTACCGGCATCGTCGTCGGCGGCGTGGTCGTCTCGCCGCGCGCGAGCGAGCTGATCCACCCGATTTCGATCGCCGTCGACAACAACCTGACGGTCGAGCAGATCGCAAACGCGTTCACCG